One segment of Anopheles arabiensis isolate DONGOLA unplaced genomic scaffold, AaraD3 Autosomal_pericentromeric_contig0006, whole genome shotgun sequence DNA contains the following:
- the LOC120908288 gene encoding uncharacterized protein LOC120908288: MGNAWAAIAAKEEVSPQDAKHLWSRLLGIYRTNKAKVKKTTQTGAGNDDVFRPRWFAYQAMSFVDEATQDAVHVDTLHAYDYRHVRPLDPPAATKHNRHVATFIR, translated from the exons ATGGGCAACGCGTGGGCTGCGATAGCGGCAAAGGAGGAGGTTTCGCCACAAGATGCGAAACATCTGTGGTCCCGACTCCTTGGCATTTATCGGACCAACAAGGCCAAGGTCAAGAAGACGACGCAAACCGGTGCAG gCAATGACGACGTGTTCCGGCCACGGTGGTTCGCCTACCAAGCGATGTCTTTTGTAGACGAGGCCACCCAAGATGCGGTGCATGTAGACACG TTACATGCGTATGATTATCGCCACGTTCGTCCACTcgatccaccagcagcaaccaaaCACAACAGGCATGTGGCCACGTTTATTCGGTGA
- the LOC120908290 gene encoding uncharacterized protein LOC120908290 — MSEPELENDNNEVRDRSRSRSRSPHARRLWVQDLFLNRNETGNRLLTDITTSGIYETMNRFLRMKKEDFFHLLSLVGPKIAKMDTDFRKAITVQERLLITLRFLATGETFTSLQYVFRVSRHSISRIVKETYACLIEALRDYVKLPSTEEEWLAISRRFEQRWRFPHAIGAIDGKHVEIICPRNSGSEYHNYQKNLVLY; from the exons atgagCGAGCCAGAGCTTGAAAATGACAACAACGAAGTCCGGGATCGTTCCCGATCTCGTTCCCGTAGTCCGCATGCACGTCGTTTGTGGGTTCAAGACTTATTCCTGAACCGAAACGAAACCGGCAACCGGCTACTGACCGACATCACGACATCGGGTATATACGAGACGATGAACCGATTTTTAAGGATGAAGAAGGAAGATTTCTTCCATTTACTGTCCCTTGTTGGTCCAAAAATTGCGAAAATGGACACAGATTTCCGCAAAGCAATCACGGTACAGGAAAGGCTGCTGATAACATTGCGTTTTCTTGCGACTGGAGAGACATTTACCAGCCTCCAATACGTGTTCCGg GTGTCGAGGCATTCTATCAGCAGAATAGTTAAAGAGACGTACGCATGTCTTATCGAGGCTTTGCGGGATTATGTCAAG ctACCCTCTACCGAAGAAGAATGGCTTGCAATCTCAAGACGATTTGAGCAGCGCTGGAGATTTCCTCACGCAATAGGTGCAATCGATGGGAAGCACGTTGAAATTATTTGCCCTCGTAATAGCGGATCCGAATATCACAACTATCAAAAAAATTTAGTATTGTATTAA
- the LOC120908291 gene encoding uncharacterized protein LOC120908291, which produces MAAQRDKKTGSSYRKRDSLLKQYAREWDMDMEEAGCSYQYSAPTAAHCSDSDASFSDLEDNNATEFDDGDDEGDQPFLTDDLSFKDALRVWVLEANISHRRTNVLLDLLRKHNHPELPRDARTFLETPSANTTRSLVSTISGGQLWYQGIASSLKSYFRLVTPDVNEMELIFFVDGLPLHRSGLTQFWPILMRIHDMPNVPVMTVAIFCGESKPGSLQGYLQPFVTELNYLQANGLLINGRPYKIWFRAMIADTPARAYIKGVKSFNARYGCIKCKTRTTKDPTTKRSYYGQFGAARRTHEEFCNGAYVDHCKTTTPLVKLDNCDIIKDLS; this is translated from the exons ATGGCAGCACAGCGTGATAAAAAGACTGGTTCCTCGTATCGGAAGCGTGATAGCTTGTTGAAGCAATATGCAAGGGAATGGGACATGGATATGGAGGAAGCAGGATGTAGCTACCAATATTCGGCACCGACTG CTGCACACTGTTCTGATAGTGATGCGTCTTTTTCGGACCTTGAGGATAATAATGCAACGGAATTTGACGATGGAGATGACGAAGGTGACCAACCTTTCCTTACCGACGATTTGTCCTTCAAGGATGCTCTTCGCGTATGGGTGTTGGAGGCCAACATTTCGCATCGCCGCACAAATGTGTTGCTAGATTTGCTTCGCAAACACAACCATCCTGAGCTGCCGAGGGATGCAAGAACTTTTTTAGAGACTCCCTCAGCGAATACCACACGGAGTCTGGTCTCTACTATCTCGGGTGGTCAATTATGGTATCAGGGGATTGCTAGCAGCCTTAAATCGTACTTTAG ACTTGTGACACCGGACGTCAATGAAATGGAGCTAATTTTCTTTGTGGATGGGCTACCACTTCACAGAAGTGGTTTAACTCAGTTTTGGCCCATCCTGATGAGAATTCATGACATGCCAAATGTACCGGTAATGACGGTGGCAATTTTTTGTGGGGAAAGTAAGCCGGGAAGCCTTCAAGGTTACTTGCAACCATTTGTCACGGAACTAAACTACTTGCAAGCCAATGGACTACTGATAAACGGTCGCCCATATAAAATATGGTTCCGGGCCATGATAGCAGATACACCAGCTCGAGCTTACATCAAAG GTGTTAAATCATTTAACGCTCGTTACGGGTGCATCAAATGCAAGACCCGTACCACAAAGGATCCAACAACGAAACGCAGCTACTACGGGCAGTTTGGTGCTGCGCGACGGACCCATGAAGAGTTCTGTAATGGTGCATACGTCGACCATTGCAAAACCACTACACCTTTGGTTAAGCTAGACAATTGCGACATTATCAAAGAT CTCAGCTGA